TACCAGCTGATgtggttttaatttttaaaacactaGATATTGAGGCATTAGATCTTGCTTCTTTATAAATGAAATGTCtataaatatatctgtatttgAAACCTCATTTCTGTGTGACAAACCTGTGTGTAATATACTTTGTTAAATTTCTatgtaaattttatgtatttcagtGAAGTATTTGAAGTATCTGAAATACAGATGTAATGTCAATCCCTCAAGAGGACCTTTCCATTACCGTGCTCCATCCAGGATCTTCTTCAAAGCCGTGAAGGGTAAATAGCTATCTCTGTTTGCTTCTTGTATGATTATCATAAACTCTTATAACTTCTGTTTGGGAGTGTTTTTCAGACGTAACATTTAATAGTAAGTTCATATGTCAAAATGAAAAAGTGCACAGAATTCTAAATTTTGTTGTTTGGTGAACTTCAGTCTTGGTATGGTTAATAACTTATCTGCTTATTGTATTGATAGGTATGATCCCCCACACCACAACCCGTGGCAAGGAGGCTCTTGGACGTCTGAAGGTGTTTGAGGGTGTCCCACCCCCATACGACAAACAGAAGAGGAAAGTAGTACCAGCAGCTCTCCGTGTTCTCAGACTGAAACAAAACAGAAGGGTATAACTTTGTTggattataaaacatttatacctTGTATACAAATGATGCAGCAACCTGGGTAGAGTCTCTATGGCTTATGGACACCAAGTTCGAATAACATGCCCCTCGCGTCTATAGGTTAGAACCTTGTTAAGGTCATCCAGCTGGGTTGCAGGTCAGTGGATCTACCTGGGTGCCTGGTTATGTCCCAATTAATACAGATTGAAGCTGGAATCAAAATTAATGTAGTCTTGATAATGAAATTGCAGTGTTTTCAGCAATTTATATTTGTTATACACCCAACTATATTTAGACTAGTAGCTGAATTAGTTTACATAGTAGAGTATGTGTGATAATATTGCCAAATTGTGAGTCATGTAGGCCTATTTGCAACAGTTACACATTTGTGAGTATGTAATTCAGCTTATGATAATGGAGTTAATGAATACAGCAAAAATAAAGCCTACACTTTACAGTAATCAAATGAGAATAACTTATCAAATATGTGCATTATTACTTGCATGGTACTTCtgttcagatcaattttcatgtaCATAATCATATGGTTTGATGCTTTTTAAACTTAGAAACTAGCCATGTTGCAATGTTATATGTTGGTCCAGATAAATGAATTTTCCTCAAGTTGTGGGTAAGCTTCGTGGAGTTTAACAACAAGTTGGATGTTTTTCAGTACTGTGATTTGAACAGACTAGCCCATGAAGTTGGCTGGAAGTACCAGGGTGTAATTGGCACACTTGAGGCAAAGAGAAAAGCCAAGTCAAAGAAATTCTATGAAAACAGAAAAGTTGCTGATGTAAGTATTTGAACAAAATGGTGGTTCGGTAATGGGTATATCTAGCTCATAGGATAGAAGAAGGGgagaaaaaaatggtattttggCAAATGTAGAAGAAAAATCTGGATGTGAAGTCAGTTTTAATGGAAAGGCCTGTAAATGGCCCTGCTGTAGAAGGTAGCCTTGGCTTTTACATACACAGTGTTTCTGTTAAAACCACTTACGACGATCATTTCCCGACCTAGATTTCGATGAattcagagaataggggtgctattctattCCCCCTGGCGTCgtcgtgagctttcttggttaaagtacCTGTTGTAGCAGACTGTATCGCTTGTCTTGTGTCTTCACTTCTGATTCATAAGTTAAGTTggttctgtaaaataattttcttctctaatttgaaaaaaaaaatcccttaaaaaaagtaaaagacCACCTTCATTTAGGTGCAATTTGCCCTCCATTTAATTTTTGGAGTTGATTTTCCCCTAATGGATCTTTTGCAATcctcaaaataaaaaacaaaaaaaactcagTCTGGGAAATCGGTGCTAACCCAATAGAGTTACAGTATGTGCCAAGGTCAATATTCTCTGTAAAAGAATGACACACTGGAGTACTTGGTTTCATTTGTGTTCGTATTCGTGTTTGGgaagttttcagttactttaaaAGATATAGTTCTAGATCAGTGGTAGAAGAAATAGTTCTAGATCAGTGGTAGGGAAAGCAAAAGTGCAGGTTAAGGTGGTGAACTTGCTAACATGCAAGCAGGTATCCTCAGTATGCGATTTCAGCCTTCTTTGGCCATAACAGACAGTCATTTTCCGTAAGAACCGGAGAATACCAAAGTCCAATACCTGTGGAGAATACGTAAATGAACGGAAATTGCCAGTTGTTAttatgggtccattaccttaactgGCAGAGCTCTGTATTTATCTGAAAACACTGCTGCAAAAATgacataaaacccaacaaaatggtGAAGTGTATAAAAGTCATTGCCGATGATGCTATTGTAATATTTGCTACTCTTGATTCAGAATGATGTAAACATTACACTGAGGCAGTGACATTAATTCTGGTATTTGCTGTTATTATGACTCGCACACCACGgtagtgggagacatattgatataCTCCTGTcagtgtgtgtctgtcacaaatattggctgcactctttaagtcgaacatttctcatccgatcttcaccaaacttgtacaaaatgtgtttgccaataagtcgtcagccaagttcaataactagctaAATAGGCCCAGGCaatttggaattatggcccttgaattaccgaaaatactgatgccagtgatacaggtcttagtGCATGGATggctcagatacataatggagaagaaatgccaatctagatgattaggcagttgtgggagacatgcacttttctcaaaagcagctctagttttctaTGTATCAGTtaaaagaaataaggaaaattCTCTCCGATATATTACTAAAGACAGTAAATTGAATAATGATGTAATAGATGAATGTATGATAAACCATTGATGACGATCATTTCCCGAACTTGAGAATTTTATGAAAACTCACAACTATCTGAAATGGTTTTTATTAAGAGATGATCTCTGTTTATATTAGTACAAAGTCACATTAAAATGCTTTGCTAAGAAGATATGTGTATTGTAAATTCTAATCGGGTGACTAAATTAGTGACTCTAGAAATGTCTTTTCATTGCATATTAAATTGTATAGGTTTTCATTACTTGTGGAAGTAATTTGAGACATGTATATAGAGTTTAGGGAGTGTTTACTTCTGTAATGACTCTGGTCACCAACTGAATGTCAGACCTTTTATTGTAAAAAAGATTAGTTGTTTttagctcagggtgagctattaggatcactcaccgtctggTGTCCAGcatccgtctgtaaacttttactttaaacgacatctcctcataatccgcaaggccaatttcatccaaacttcacaggattgttccttgggtgaagctctacaaaaattgttcaaagaattgaattccatgcagaactctggttgccatggcaaccgaaaggaaaaactttaaatatcttcttctcaaaaaccagaagccctagagcttagatatttggtgtgaagacttctaccaattttgttcaaatcatgacccagaagtgaaaattgaccccgccccaggggtcacttgattttacatag
This is a stretch of genomic DNA from Mercenaria mercenaria strain notata chromosome 4, MADL_Memer_1, whole genome shotgun sequence. It encodes these proteins:
- the LOC123552398 gene encoding 60S ribosomal protein L13a-like codes for the protein MGFSTKPILIDARGHLMGRLAAIVAKTILQGQRVVIVRCEGINISGNFYRNKLKYLKYLKYRCNVNPSRGPFHYRAPSRIFFKAVKGMIPHTTTRGKEALGRLKVFEGVPPPYDKQKRKVVPAALRVLRLKQNRRYCDLNRLAHEVGWKYQGVIGTLEAKRKAKSKKFYENRKVADNLRAKARVNVASKIAQYQKVIEGYGYR